In Vespa crabro chromosome 14, iyVesCrab1.2, whole genome shotgun sequence, the following are encoded in one genomic region:
- the LOC124429030 gene encoding uncharacterized protein LOC124429030 isoform X1 — protein sequence MPCALSATERRMPFHFRWASPRRRSGPARNYPSVLRARNLFVHDHARLSRGVACNNAGTTSFSPCDFSSFPPPPPPPPPPLPLPPPPPPPPPPPPPHPSSASSYAVPPSLSSSFLSSFSSYTSSFLLLLPPLPPFPPPLSPPPPPPPPPLSPPPPLSLPPPPAPPPPLPSSSSSSSSSSFFARFSSSSVSARDHPPTECRNQSLLKTADQLKIKGLCEVPESKDGPPSVSLSSPPREPGTPRLNFTRLKRHHPRYKRARTSFEPRATDSRHYDRYKEEETSESYGRNNKENHRDWQAEDEECTEVAAAAAAVVLESCQRNSNNSSNGNGTNNNNNNGLGHYGHHPDPGEVDLPPETQPTPPSATLVGTTITHLRDSDHHSTEIQNCDSVKIKFETLHTMDSSDTIDIDSHMSDRASVSSKNAADSDNMMMITPELLGLMPSGSSIHSDSGENNSRGHSGQSSSHHHGTKSWTQDDMDAALEALRNHDMSLTKASATFGIPSTTLWQRAHRLGIDTPKKDGPTKSWSDESLNNALEALRTGTISANKASKAFGIPSSTLYKIARREGIRLAAPFNASPTTWSPADLDRALEAIRSGQTSVQRASTEFGIPTGTLYGRCKREGIELSRSNPTPWSEDAMTEALEAVRLGHMSINQAAIHYNLPYSSLYGRFKRGKYEEPVVGDLSQDGTNPHFHQSPTQNHSSTIPDQMSYQGS from the exons ATGCCGTGCGCCCTCAGCGCAACGGAGCGCCGAATGCCATTTCACTTTCGTTGGGCTTCGCCGCGTAGGAGATCAGGCCCTGCCAGGAATTATCCTTCCGTTCTACGTGCTCGTAACCTCTTCGTACACGATCACGCTCGGCTTTCTCGCGGTGTCGCCTGCAATAACGCCGGCACCACCTCGTTTTCACCTTGtgatttctcttcctttcctcctcctcctcctcctcctcctcctcctcttcctcttcctcctcctccacctcctcctcctcctcctcctcctccacatCCCTCCTCCGCCTCCTCCTACGCTGTCCCCccctctctatcttcttccttcctctcttctttctcttcctatacttcctcctttcttcttcttcttcctcctcttccaccttttcctcctcctctttctcctcctcctcctcctcctcctcctcctctttctcctcctcctcctctttctcttcctcctcctcctgctcctcctcctcctcttccttcttcctcttcctcctcttcctcttcttctttctttgcacgtttctcctcctcttccgtCTCGGCGAGGGACCATCCGCCTACGGAGTGCCGCAACCAG tCGCTTTTGAAAACGGCCGACCAGCTCAAAATTAAGGGCCTCTGTGAGGTTCCTGAAAGCAAGGACGGACCACCATCAGTGAGCTTGAGCTCACCACCAAGAGAACCTGGTACACCAAGATTGAACTTTACCAGGTTGAAGAGACATCATCCAAGGTATAAGAGAGCGAGAACATCATTCGAGCCTCGTGCCACTGATTCAAGGCACTACGATAGATATAAAGAGGAGGAAACTAGCGAGAGTTACGGTCGCAATAATAAAGAG AATCACAGAGACTGGCAGGCCGAAGATGAAGAGTGTACGGAGGTGGcagcggcagcagcagcagtagttcTGGAAAGCTGCCAGCGCAACAgtaacaacagcagcaacggTAACGGtacaaacaacaacaacaataacg GGCTAGGTCATTACGGTCATCACCCAGATCCTGGAGAGGTAGATCTGCCTCCGGAAACACAGCCCACACCACCGAGCGCTACTTTGGTCGGTACCACTATTACTCATCTGCGAGACTCTGATCATCATTCGACTG AGATACAAAATTGCGATAGCGTGAAGATCAAGTTCGAAACTCTGCACACGATGGATTCTTCGGACACGATCGATATCGACAGTCACATGTCGGATAGAGCGAGCGTAAGCTCAAAAAATGCAGCGGATAGCGACAATATGATGATGATCACGCCTGAACTTCTCGGACTTATGCCTTCTGGCAGTTCGATTCACTCGGACTCGGGTGAAAACAATTCGAGAGGTCATTCTGGACAATCGAGTTCACATCATCATGGTACCAAATCTTGGACTCAGGACGACATGGACGCCGCGTTGGAAGCTTTAAGGAATCACGACATGAGTCTTACGAAAGCATctg cTACATTTGGTATCCCATCAACGACGCTCTGGCAAAGAGCTCATCGTTTAGGCATCGACACGCCAAAAAAGGACGGACCTACGAAATCCTGGAGCGACGAGAGTTTAAATAATGCATTAGAAGCATTAAGAACAGGAACGATCTCGGCTAACAAAGCGTCGAAAGCTTTTGGTATACCTTCCAGTACTCTCTACAAAATAGCAAGAAGAGAGGGTATTAGATTAGCTGCACCTTTTAACGCGAGCCCCACTACTTGGTCACCTGCCGATTTGGATCGTGCTTTAGAAGCAATAAGATCTGGTCAGACGTCTGTCCAGAGAGCCTCGACAGAATTTGGTATTCCCACGGGAACTCTCTATGGTAGGTGTAAAAGAGAAGGGATTGAACTTAGTAGAAGTAATCCTACACCTTGGAGCGAAGATGCTATGACTGAAGCTCTCGAAGCTGTCAG GCTAGGTCATATGAGCATCAATCAAGCAGCTATTCATTACAACTTACCCTATTCCTCGTTGTACGGACGTTTTAAAAGAGGCAAATACGAAGAACCTGTAGTCGGTGACTTATCACAGGACGGCACCAATCCACATTTTCATCAAAGTCCAACGCAGAATCACTCGTCCACGATTCCCGATCAAATGTCTTATCAGGGTAGCTGA
- the LOC124429030 gene encoding uncharacterized protein LOC124429030 isoform X3 → MAGQHYCLRWNNYQSNMTSVFHQLLQNEAFVDVTLACNEASLKAHKVVLSACSSYFQKLLLSNPCKHPTIIMPQDVCFNDLKFIIEFVYRGEIDVSQAELQSLLKTADQLKIKGLCEVPESKDGPPSVSLSSPPREPGTPRLNFTRLKRHHPRYKRARTSFEPRATDSRHYDRYKEEETSESYGRNNKENHRDWQAEDEECTEVAAAAAAVVLESCQRNSNNSSNGNGTNNNNNNGDMFCHTGLGHYGHHPDPGEVDLPPETQPTPPSATLVGTTITHLRDSDHHSTEIQNCDSVKIKFETLHTMDSSDTIDIDSHMSDRASVSSKNAADSDNMMMITPELLGLMPSGSSIHSDSGENNSRGHSGQSSSHHHGTKSWTQDDMDAALEALRNHDMSLTKASATFGIPSTTLWQRAHRLGIDTPKKDGPTKSWSDESLNNALEALRTGTISANKASKAFGIPSSTLYKIARREGIRLAAPFNASPTTWSPADLDRALEAIRSGQTSVQRASTEFGIPTGTLYGRCKREGIELSRSNPTPWSEDAMTEALEAVRLGHMSINQAAIHYNLPYSSLYGRFKRGKYEEPVVGDLSQDGTNPHFHQSPTQNHSSTIPDQMSYQGS, encoded by the exons ATGGCTGGGCAGCACTACTGCCTACGTTGGAACAACTACCAGTCCAACATGACATCCGTTTTCCATCAACTCCTGCAAAACGAGGCCTTCGTAGACGTCACCCTGGCATGTAACGAAGCTTCGTTGAAGGCACACAAG GTGGTCCTATCGGCCTGCAGTTCCTACTTTCAGAAGCTCCTACTCTCAAATCCATGTAAACATCCAACGATCATCATGCCGCAGGACGTATGCTTCAACGATCTCAAATTCATCATAGAGTTCGTCTACAGGGGCGAGATCGACGTTTCTCAAGCAGAACTTCAG tCGCTTTTGAAAACGGCCGACCAGCTCAAAATTAAGGGCCTCTGTGAGGTTCCTGAAAGCAAGGACGGACCACCATCAGTGAGCTTGAGCTCACCACCAAGAGAACCTGGTACACCAAGATTGAACTTTACCAGGTTGAAGAGACATCATCCAAGGTATAAGAGAGCGAGAACATCATTCGAGCCTCGTGCCACTGATTCAAGGCACTACGATAGATATAAAGAGGAGGAAACTAGCGAGAGTTACGGTCGCAATAATAAAGAG AATCACAGAGACTGGCAGGCCGAAGATGAAGAGTGTACGGAGGTGGcagcggcagcagcagcagtagttcTGGAAAGCTGCCAGCGCAACAgtaacaacagcagcaacggTAACGGtacaaacaacaacaacaataacg GTGACATGTTCTGTCACACAGGGCTAGGTCATTACGGTCATCACCCAGATCCTGGAGAGGTAGATCTGCCTCCGGAAACACAGCCCACACCACCGAGCGCTACTTTGGTCGGTACCACTATTACTCATCTGCGAGACTCTGATCATCATTCGACTG AGATACAAAATTGCGATAGCGTGAAGATCAAGTTCGAAACTCTGCACACGATGGATTCTTCGGACACGATCGATATCGACAGTCACATGTCGGATAGAGCGAGCGTAAGCTCAAAAAATGCAGCGGATAGCGACAATATGATGATGATCACGCCTGAACTTCTCGGACTTATGCCTTCTGGCAGTTCGATTCACTCGGACTCGGGTGAAAACAATTCGAGAGGTCATTCTGGACAATCGAGTTCACATCATCATGGTACCAAATCTTGGACTCAGGACGACATGGACGCCGCGTTGGAAGCTTTAAGGAATCACGACATGAGTCTTACGAAAGCATctg cTACATTTGGTATCCCATCAACGACGCTCTGGCAAAGAGCTCATCGTTTAGGCATCGACACGCCAAAAAAGGACGGACCTACGAAATCCTGGAGCGACGAGAGTTTAAATAATGCATTAGAAGCATTAAGAACAGGAACGATCTCGGCTAACAAAGCGTCGAAAGCTTTTGGTATACCTTCCAGTACTCTCTACAAAATAGCAAGAAGAGAGGGTATTAGATTAGCTGCACCTTTTAACGCGAGCCCCACTACTTGGTCACCTGCCGATTTGGATCGTGCTTTAGAAGCAATAAGATCTGGTCAGACGTCTGTCCAGAGAGCCTCGACAGAATTTGGTATTCCCACGGGAACTCTCTATGGTAGGTGTAAAAGAGAAGGGATTGAACTTAGTAGAAGTAATCCTACACCTTGGAGCGAAGATGCTATGACTGAAGCTCTCGAAGCTGTCAG GCTAGGTCATATGAGCATCAATCAAGCAGCTATTCATTACAACTTACCCTATTCCTCGTTGTACGGACGTTTTAAAAGAGGCAAATACGAAGAACCTGTAGTCGGTGACTTATCACAGGACGGCACCAATCCACATTTTCATCAAAGTCCAACGCAGAATCACTCGTCCACGATTCCCGATCAAATGTCTTATCAGGGTAGCTGA
- the LOC124429030 gene encoding uncharacterized protein LOC124429030 isoform X4, producing the protein MNIMKISNRNSGSLLKTADQLKIKGLCEVPESKDGPPSVSLSSPPREPGTPRLNFTRLKRHHPRYKRARTSFEPRATDSRHYDRYKEEETSESYGRNNKENHRDWQAEDEECTEVAAAAAAVVLESCQRNSNNSSNGNGTNNNNNNGDMFCHTGLGHYGHHPDPGEVDLPPETQPTPPSATLVGTTITHLRDSDHHSTEIQNCDSVKIKFETLHTMDSSDTIDIDSHMSDRASVSSKNAADSDNMMMITPELLGLMPSGSSIHSDSGENNSRGHSGQSSSHHHGTKSWTQDDMDAALEALRNHDMSLTKASATFGIPSTTLWQRAHRLGIDTPKKDGPTKSWSDESLNNALEALRTGTISANKASKAFGIPSSTLYKIARREGIRLAAPFNASPTTWSPADLDRALEAIRSGQTSVQRASTEFGIPTGTLYGRCKREGIELSRSNPTPWSEDAMTEALEAVRLGHMSINQAAIHYNLPYSSLYGRFKRGKYEEPVVGDLSQDGTNPHFHQSPTQNHSSTIPDQMSYQGS; encoded by the exons atgaatataatgaaaattagtAATCGTAATTCGGGG tCGCTTTTGAAAACGGCCGACCAGCTCAAAATTAAGGGCCTCTGTGAGGTTCCTGAAAGCAAGGACGGACCACCATCAGTGAGCTTGAGCTCACCACCAAGAGAACCTGGTACACCAAGATTGAACTTTACCAGGTTGAAGAGACATCATCCAAGGTATAAGAGAGCGAGAACATCATTCGAGCCTCGTGCCACTGATTCAAGGCACTACGATAGATATAAAGAGGAGGAAACTAGCGAGAGTTACGGTCGCAATAATAAAGAG AATCACAGAGACTGGCAGGCCGAAGATGAAGAGTGTACGGAGGTGGcagcggcagcagcagcagtagttcTGGAAAGCTGCCAGCGCAACAgtaacaacagcagcaacggTAACGGtacaaacaacaacaacaataacg GTGACATGTTCTGTCACACAGGGCTAGGTCATTACGGTCATCACCCAGATCCTGGAGAGGTAGATCTGCCTCCGGAAACACAGCCCACACCACCGAGCGCTACTTTGGTCGGTACCACTATTACTCATCTGCGAGACTCTGATCATCATTCGACTG AGATACAAAATTGCGATAGCGTGAAGATCAAGTTCGAAACTCTGCACACGATGGATTCTTCGGACACGATCGATATCGACAGTCACATGTCGGATAGAGCGAGCGTAAGCTCAAAAAATGCAGCGGATAGCGACAATATGATGATGATCACGCCTGAACTTCTCGGACTTATGCCTTCTGGCAGTTCGATTCACTCGGACTCGGGTGAAAACAATTCGAGAGGTCATTCTGGACAATCGAGTTCACATCATCATGGTACCAAATCTTGGACTCAGGACGACATGGACGCCGCGTTGGAAGCTTTAAGGAATCACGACATGAGTCTTACGAAAGCATctg cTACATTTGGTATCCCATCAACGACGCTCTGGCAAAGAGCTCATCGTTTAGGCATCGACACGCCAAAAAAGGACGGACCTACGAAATCCTGGAGCGACGAGAGTTTAAATAATGCATTAGAAGCATTAAGAACAGGAACGATCTCGGCTAACAAAGCGTCGAAAGCTTTTGGTATACCTTCCAGTACTCTCTACAAAATAGCAAGAAGAGAGGGTATTAGATTAGCTGCACCTTTTAACGCGAGCCCCACTACTTGGTCACCTGCCGATTTGGATCGTGCTTTAGAAGCAATAAGATCTGGTCAGACGTCTGTCCAGAGAGCCTCGACAGAATTTGGTATTCCCACGGGAACTCTCTATGGTAGGTGTAAAAGAGAAGGGATTGAACTTAGTAGAAGTAATCCTACACCTTGGAGCGAAGATGCTATGACTGAAGCTCTCGAAGCTGTCAG GCTAGGTCATATGAGCATCAATCAAGCAGCTATTCATTACAACTTACCCTATTCCTCGTTGTACGGACGTTTTAAAAGAGGCAAATACGAAGAACCTGTAGTCGGTGACTTATCACAGGACGGCACCAATCCACATTTTCATCAAAGTCCAACGCAGAATCACTCGTCCACGATTCCCGATCAAATGTCTTATCAGGGTAGCTGA
- the LOC124429030 gene encoding uncharacterized protein LOC124429030 isoform X2, translated as METDRYWGVHYSGGMAGQHYCLRWNNYQSNMTSVFHQLLQNEAFVDVTLACNEASLKAHKVVLSACSSYFQKLLLSNPCKHPTIIMPQDVCFNDLKFIIEFVYRGEIDVSQAELQSLLKTADQLKIKGLCEVPESKDGPPSVSLSSPPREPGTPRLNFTRLKRHHPRYKRARTSFEPRATDSRHYDRYKEEETSESYGRNNKENHRDWQAEDEECTEVAAAAAAVVLESCQRNSNNSSNGNGTNNNNNNGDMFCHTGLGHYGHHPDPGEVDLPPETQPTPPSATLVGTTITHLRDSDHHSTEIQNCDSVKIKFETLHTMDSSDTIDIDSHMSDRASVSSKNAADSDNMMMITPELLGLMPSGSSIHSDSGENNSRGHSGQSSSHHHGTKSWTQDDMDAALEALRNHDMSLTKASATFGIPSTTLWQRAHRLGIDTPKKDGPTKSWSDESLNNALEALRTGTISANKASKAFGIPSSTLYKIARREGIRLAAPFNASPTTWSPADLDRALEAIRSGQTSVQRASTEFGIPTGTLYGRCKREGIELSRSNPTPWSEDAMTEALEAVRLGHMSINQAAIHYNLPYSSLYGRFKRGKYEEPVVGDLSQDGTNPHFHQSPTQNHSSTIPDQMSYQGS; from the exons ATGGAGACAGATCGTTATTGGGGCGTACACTACAG CGGCGGCATGGCTGGGCAGCACTACTGCCTACGTTGGAACAACTACCAGTCCAACATGACATCCGTTTTCCATCAACTCCTGCAAAACGAGGCCTTCGTAGACGTCACCCTGGCATGTAACGAAGCTTCGTTGAAGGCACACAAG GTGGTCCTATCGGCCTGCAGTTCCTACTTTCAGAAGCTCCTACTCTCAAATCCATGTAAACATCCAACGATCATCATGCCGCAGGACGTATGCTTCAACGATCTCAAATTCATCATAGAGTTCGTCTACAGGGGCGAGATCGACGTTTCTCAAGCAGAACTTCAG tCGCTTTTGAAAACGGCCGACCAGCTCAAAATTAAGGGCCTCTGTGAGGTTCCTGAAAGCAAGGACGGACCACCATCAGTGAGCTTGAGCTCACCACCAAGAGAACCTGGTACACCAAGATTGAACTTTACCAGGTTGAAGAGACATCATCCAAGGTATAAGAGAGCGAGAACATCATTCGAGCCTCGTGCCACTGATTCAAGGCACTACGATAGATATAAAGAGGAGGAAACTAGCGAGAGTTACGGTCGCAATAATAAAGAG AATCACAGAGACTGGCAGGCCGAAGATGAAGAGTGTACGGAGGTGGcagcggcagcagcagcagtagttcTGGAAAGCTGCCAGCGCAACAgtaacaacagcagcaacggTAACGGtacaaacaacaacaacaataacg GTGACATGTTCTGTCACACAGGGCTAGGTCATTACGGTCATCACCCAGATCCTGGAGAGGTAGATCTGCCTCCGGAAACACAGCCCACACCACCGAGCGCTACTTTGGTCGGTACCACTATTACTCATCTGCGAGACTCTGATCATCATTCGACTG AGATACAAAATTGCGATAGCGTGAAGATCAAGTTCGAAACTCTGCACACGATGGATTCTTCGGACACGATCGATATCGACAGTCACATGTCGGATAGAGCGAGCGTAAGCTCAAAAAATGCAGCGGATAGCGACAATATGATGATGATCACGCCTGAACTTCTCGGACTTATGCCTTCTGGCAGTTCGATTCACTCGGACTCGGGTGAAAACAATTCGAGAGGTCATTCTGGACAATCGAGTTCACATCATCATGGTACCAAATCTTGGACTCAGGACGACATGGACGCCGCGTTGGAAGCTTTAAGGAATCACGACATGAGTCTTACGAAAGCATctg cTACATTTGGTATCCCATCAACGACGCTCTGGCAAAGAGCTCATCGTTTAGGCATCGACACGCCAAAAAAGGACGGACCTACGAAATCCTGGAGCGACGAGAGTTTAAATAATGCATTAGAAGCATTAAGAACAGGAACGATCTCGGCTAACAAAGCGTCGAAAGCTTTTGGTATACCTTCCAGTACTCTCTACAAAATAGCAAGAAGAGAGGGTATTAGATTAGCTGCACCTTTTAACGCGAGCCCCACTACTTGGTCACCTGCCGATTTGGATCGTGCTTTAGAAGCAATAAGATCTGGTCAGACGTCTGTCCAGAGAGCCTCGACAGAATTTGGTATTCCCACGGGAACTCTCTATGGTAGGTGTAAAAGAGAAGGGATTGAACTTAGTAGAAGTAATCCTACACCTTGGAGCGAAGATGCTATGACTGAAGCTCTCGAAGCTGTCAG GCTAGGTCATATGAGCATCAATCAAGCAGCTATTCATTACAACTTACCCTATTCCTCGTTGTACGGACGTTTTAAAAGAGGCAAATACGAAGAACCTGTAGTCGGTGACTTATCACAGGACGGCACCAATCCACATTTTCATCAAAGTCCAACGCAGAATCACTCGTCCACGATTCCCGATCAAATGTCTTATCAGGGTAGCTGA